The Paracoccus liaowanqingii genome window below encodes:
- a CDS encoding TetR/AcrR family transcriptional regulator has protein sequence MKTDQTPFRKPGRPLSFDREAVLEKAMLVFWSSGYETTSVADLTAAMGVTAPSLYAAFGSKQRLFLEAMRRYVGDPALLEQRMMQAPTAKDAVEEMLSKAAVLYTGASTPPGCLLASAAATGSEDAAEVRAAIAAERRAVREIILRRISADTDRGLPIPRLAPGVLADLVVAVLQGMSVLARDGGDRTALLAVAEAALQCWETCDGRRQGPSSGG, from the coding sequence ATGAAAACGGATCAGACCCCCTTCCGCAAACCCGGACGCCCACTGTCATTCGACCGCGAGGCGGTGCTGGAAAAGGCGATGCTCGTCTTCTGGTCCAGCGGGTACGAGACGACGTCCGTGGCGGATCTGACAGCCGCCATGGGGGTGACGGCGCCCAGCCTGTATGCAGCCTTCGGCAGCAAGCAGCGGTTGTTCCTGGAAGCGATGCGGCGCTACGTGGGTGATCCGGCGCTGCTGGAGCAGCGGATGATGCAGGCACCGACGGCGAAGGACGCCGTGGAGGAGATGCTGTCCAAGGCGGCGGTCCTTTACACCGGCGCATCGACACCTCCGGGATGCCTCTTGGCAAGTGCTGCCGCGACGGGATCGGAGGACGCGGCCGAGGTGCGCGCCGCCATTGCCGCCGAACGCCGGGCAGTCCGCGAGATCATCCTGCGCCGCATCTCCGCGGACACGGACCGGGGCTTGCCGATCCCGAGGCTTGCTCCCGGCGTTCTGGCTGACCTGGTCGTCGCGGTGCTGCAAGGCATGTCGGTCCTTGCTCGCGACGGCGGGGACCGGACTGCCTTGCTGGCCGTCGCCGAGGCGGCCCTGCAATGCTGGGAAACCTGTGATGGCCGAAGGCAGGGACCGTCGTCCGGAGGATAG
- a CDS encoding IS630 family transposase (programmed frameshift), translating into MMAIEITRTDMSTSELRAAAARTKDAKAVRRILAIAFVLEGADRKTAAEACGMDRQTLRDWVHRYNAEGIAGLSNRYSAGPSPLLNSEQKAELARMVREGPDLEADGVVRWRCVDLKRKIEDRFGVAMHERTVGKQLAALGFRRLSVRPQHPKSDPLAQEAFKKNFAATVKAALPETAHGKPLEVWFQDEARVGQQGTLTRTWAECGTRPRAPRDTRYKWAYIFGAVCPSRATTAALVMPRADTSAMNAHLAEIAKTVAPGAHAVLVMDGAGWHNSSALRIPDNITIVTLPPYAPELNPVENIWAYLRANCLAITVFDTYADIVDRCCNAWNAFANDPERVRSIATREYAKAVNA; encoded by the exons CTGATGGCGATTGAGATCACTCGAACGGATATGTCGACAAGCGAGCTTCGGGCGGCGGCGGCGCGCACAAAGGATGCAAAAGCGGTGCGGCGGATTTTGGCGATCGCTTTTGTTCTGGAGGGCGCGGATCGCAAGACGGCGGCGGAGGCCTGCGGCATGGATCGGCAGACCCTGCGCGATTGGGTTCATCGCTACAACGCCGAGGGGATCGCCGGTCTGTCGAACCGGTATTCGGCAGGCCCGTCGCCACTCCTGAACTCTGAGCAGAAAGCGGAACTTGCCCGGATGGTCCGCGAAGGGCCTGACCTTGAGGCCGATGGGGTGGTCCGCTGGCGCTGCGTCGATCTCAAGCGCAAGATCGAAGATCGCTTCGGCGTGGCCATGCACGAGCGGACGGTCGGCAAACAGCTGGCGGCCCTTGGCTTTCGCCGTCTGTCGGTGCGCCCACAGCACCCCAAATCCGACCCGTTGGCACAGGAGGCATTTA AAAAAAACTTTGCCGCGACGGTAAAGGCCGCCCTACCGGAGACGGCGCACGGGAAGCCATTGGAGGTGTGGTTTCAGGATGAAGCCAGAGTGGGCCAGCAGGGGACGCTCACCCGGACCTGGGCCGAGTGCGGAACCCGACCTCGCGCGCCGCGCGACACCCGCTACAAATGGGCCTATATCTTCGGCGCCGTCTGTCCATCGCGCGCCACGACCGCGGCACTTGTCATGCCACGTGCCGATACCTCGGCCATGAACGCTCATCTCGCTGAAATCGCAAAAACCGTCGCGCCGGGCGCCCATGCCGTGCTCGTCATGGACGGCGCCGGCTGGCATAACTCCAGTGCTCTACGCATCCCCGACAACATCACCATCGTGACGCTTCCGCCCTATGCGCCCGAGCTGAACCCGGTTGAGAACATCTGGGCCTATCTGCGCGCAAACTGCCTCGCCATCACCGTCTTTGACACCTACGCAGACATCGTCGACCGATGCTGCAACGCGTGGAACGCCTTCGCAAACGACCCCGAGCGCGTCCGATCAATTGCTACGCGTGAATACGCAAAAGCGGTCAATGCTTAG
- a CDS encoding ion transporter, protein MEEVPEPHLDPSDDEQERWHVLTQLEEWLERPMLVLSFIWLSLVTIELIWTTSGVFEMLGTIIWIVFILEFLLRFTLAPRKIPFLRRNPITIIALAAPAFRFLRVLRLLRLTRGLRLVRIVGTANRGLGALRKSFDRRGLGYVLTTTALVILLGAGGMLAFEPASDVQGGFTSYPDALWWTAMLVSTMGSAFWPLTAEGRVLALLLTTYGLAVFGYITASFATFFIGQEAAAPDGDVGGSQEIAALREDIAALRIELQRAEKG, encoded by the coding sequence ATGGAAGAGGTCCCCGAGCCACATCTTGACCCGTCAGATGATGAACAGGAACGCTGGCATGTGCTGACGCAGCTAGAGGAATGGTTGGAACGGCCAATGCTTGTCCTGTCGTTCATCTGGCTCAGCCTCGTCACGATCGAGTTGATTTGGACGACCTCGGGCGTGTTCGAGATGCTGGGCACGATCATTTGGATTGTCTTTATCCTTGAGTTCCTACTTCGCTTTACACTCGCACCGCGCAAGATCCCTTTTTTGCGGCGGAATCCCATTACGATTATTGCGCTTGCCGCACCCGCGTTCCGTTTCCTGCGCGTGTTGCGCCTGCTGCGCCTGACTCGCGGACTGCGCCTCGTTCGGATCGTTGGCACTGCCAACCGTGGCCTCGGCGCCTTGCGCAAAAGTTTCGACCGGAGAGGTCTGGGCTATGTGCTGACTACCACTGCCCTGGTTATTCTATTGGGCGCGGGCGGGATGCTGGCGTTCGAGCCTGCCAGTGATGTTCAAGGGGGCTTCACCAGCTATCCCGATGCCCTGTGGTGGACCGCGATGCTGGTTTCCACAATGGGGTCGGCCTTCTGGCCGCTGACGGCGGAAGGCAGGGTTCTCGCGCTACTCCTGACAACCTACGGGCTGGCAGTCTTTGGCTACATCACCGCCAGCTTCGCGACTTTTTTTATCGGACAAGAGGCCGCAGCACCCGATGGCGATGTTGGCGGATCCCAGGAGATTGCAGCCCTTCGGGAAGACATCGCAGCCCTGCGCATAGAGCTGCAACGTGCAGAGAAAGGATGA
- a CDS encoding TRAP transporter large permease, with translation MGLALIALFLVLFVFGFPVVYAILIPAIGYVLVEGLPLGLLTQRVTYALDSFPLVAVPIFIFVGNLMNLAGVTDRIFRFADTLVGRLPGGLAQVNIFSSLIFSGMSGAALADVGGLGRIEIEAMRKRGFSAPFAGAVTAASAVVGPIFPPSIPLIVYGSVTSVSIVQLLLAGIVPALICIVLLMITAAVLANVHKMPRADRAPTLREIGADLLPALPALFAPVLMIAGMLLGLFTPTEAAAVTVAYVLLISSLFYRELTFPHLWNAMLMTVRSTSAILIIVAVASLFGWILAVEQIPQDFARWILQFADSPVTLLIIANLIFFIAGMFLDSTTATLLVVPVIAPPLVLAGVDPVHLGIIVIFNLMLGLLTPPMGLSLFLVCDIAKITLRQLLRALLPFYVPLLVTLAIITFSADLVLWLPGLLR, from the coding sequence ATGGGACTTGCCCTGATCGCGCTGTTCCTGGTGCTGTTCGTCTTCGGCTTTCCGGTCGTCTATGCGATCCTCATTCCGGCCATCGGCTATGTCCTGGTCGAGGGGCTGCCGCTTGGCCTTCTGACGCAGCGCGTGACCTATGCGCTGGACAGCTTCCCCCTGGTGGCCGTGCCGATCTTCATCTTCGTGGGCAACCTGATGAACCTGGCGGGCGTCACCGACCGCATCTTCCGCTTTGCCGACACGCTGGTCGGTCGGCTGCCGGGCGGGCTGGCGCAGGTCAACATCTTTTCCAGCCTGATCTTCTCGGGGATGTCCGGCGCGGCGCTGGCCGATGTCGGCGGTCTGGGCCGGATCGAGATCGAGGCGATGCGCAAGCGCGGCTTCTCGGCCCCCTTTGCCGGGGCCGTCACGGCGGCCTCGGCCGTGGTGGGGCCGATCTTTCCGCCCAGCATCCCGCTGATCGTCTATGGCTCGGTCACCAGCGTCTCGATCGTGCAGCTGCTTCTGGCGGGGATCGTGCCCGCCCTGATCTGCATCGTGCTTCTGATGATCACCGCCGCGGTCCTGGCCAACGTCCACAAGATGCCCCGGGCCGACCGGGCCCCCACCCTGCGCGAGATCGGGGCGGACCTTCTGCCCGCCCTGCCGGCGCTGTTCGCGCCCGTGCTGATGATCGCGGGCATGCTTCTGGGCCTGTTCACCCCGACCGAGGCCGCAGCCGTCACCGTGGCCTATGTCCTGCTGATCAGCAGCCTCTTCTATCGCGAACTGACGTTTCCGCATCTGTGGAACGCCATGCTGATGACCGTCCGCAGCACCAGCGCGATCCTGATCATCGTTGCCGTCGCCTCGCTGTTCGGGTGGATCCTGGCGGTCGAGCAGATCCCGCAGGACTTCGCCCGCTGGATCCTGCAGTTCGCCGACAGCCCCGTCACGCTGCTGATCATCGCCAACCTGATCTTCTTCATCGCGGGCATGTTCCTGGACAGCACCACCGCCACGCTGCTGGTCGTGCCGGTCATCGCGCCGCCGCTGGTCCTAGCCGGGGTCGATCCCGTGCATCTGGGGATCATCGTGATCTTCAACCTGATGCTGGGCCTGCTGACCCCGCCGATGGGCCTGTCGCTGTTCCTGGTCTGCGACATCGCCAAGATCACCCTGCGCCAGCTGCTGAGGGCCTTGCTGCCCTTCTATGTGCCGCTGCTGGTGACGCTGGCGATCATCACCTTCTCTGCCGACCTGGTGCTGTGGCTGCCCGGTCTTCTTCGTTGA
- a CDS encoding DnaJ family domain-containing protein, with the protein MKVSDFAERQILKAQAEGQFDNLKGAGQPLNLLGDGSADAIGFRIMADAGVVPREIQLRKAVDEQSRVLRGTTGEDARKREMIKLADLQLRLSIEQEARRRFYGS; encoded by the coding sequence ATGAAAGTTTCTGATTTTGCAGAGCGACAAATTTTGAAAGCCCAAGCTGAAGGCCAGTTTGATAACCTGAAAGGCGCTGGACAGCCGCTCAATCTCCTGGGGGACGGAAGCGCTGACGCCATCGGGTTTCGCATCATGGCCGATGCAGGAGTTGTGCCCCGTGAAATCCAGTTGCGCAAAGCCGTCGACGAGCAGTCGCGAGTTTTGCGAGGGACGACGGGCGAGGACGCTCGGAAGCGAGAGATGATCAAACTGGCTGATCTCCAGTTGCGCCTAAGCATCGAACAGGAAGCGCGGCGACGCTTCTACGGCAGCTGA
- a CDS encoding NAD(P)H-dependent flavin oxidoreductase, giving the protein MTTTTELLDLLQIRFPILQAPMAGVATPSMAAAVSDAGALGALGLCASSPQAARQAIEDLQRRTVAPFNVNFFCHERPIRNPAIEAAWIARAAPLFARFQVAPPPQLRDIYTSFRDTDAYLDLVLEMRPRVVSFHLGLPRPDQIAVLLAAGLVLIGSATSPTEARAIEAAGLHAVVAQGWEAGGHRGLFDLGRPDARLSTRDLLRALLKEVTLPIIAAGGIMDGRDICRMLDEGAAAAQLGTAFIGCPESAADAGYRERLALGGDTVMTQAISGRPARCLSNALTQWVEDVELATIPAYPCAYDLTKALDTAAKTTGATAYGAQWAGAQASRARTLPAAELVTALTGEMMGHAASEVINGNKTDE; this is encoded by the coding sequence ATGACCACCACGACCGAACTTCTAGATCTTCTTCAGATCAGGTTTCCGATCCTGCAGGCACCTATGGCAGGAGTAGCCACGCCCTCGATGGCAGCGGCAGTCTCGGACGCGGGAGCCTTGGGTGCACTGGGTCTCTGCGCCTCAAGCCCGCAGGCTGCTCGGCAGGCTATCGAAGACCTGCAGCGGCGGACAGTGGCGCCTTTCAACGTGAACTTTTTCTGCCACGAGAGACCAATACGCAACCCCGCAATCGAGGCGGCCTGGATTGCGCGAGCGGCGCCGCTCTTTGCGCGGTTCCAAGTAGCGCCGCCACCACAGCTCCGCGATATCTACACCAGCTTCCGCGACACCGACGCCTATCTCGACCTTGTTCTGGAGATGCGCCCCCGCGTCGTAAGCTTCCATCTGGGCTTGCCTCGTCCTGACCAGATCGCAGTTCTGCTCGCCGCGGGGCTTGTTCTGATCGGCAGCGCGACATCGCCGACTGAGGCCCGCGCCATCGAGGCGGCCGGCCTACATGCCGTCGTTGCACAAGGGTGGGAGGCTGGAGGCCATCGCGGCCTTTTCGATCTGGGTCGGCCGGATGCACGACTTTCGACACGCGACCTGCTCCGTGCCCTTTTGAAGGAGGTGACGCTGCCGATTATTGCGGCCGGTGGGATCATGGATGGGCGTGACATCTGCCGCATGCTGGACGAAGGCGCTGCCGCGGCCCAGCTGGGAACTGCCTTCATCGGCTGCCCGGAGAGCGCGGCGGATGCAGGCTACCGCGAAAGGCTTGCCCTTGGTGGCGATACGGTCATGACGCAGGCAATATCCGGGCGCCCTGCCCGCTGTCTCAGCAATGCCCTTACTCAGTGGGTGGAGGACGTCGAACTCGCTACGATACCAGCCTACCCTTGCGCCTACGACCTAACCAAGGCCTTGGACACTGCCGCCAAGACCACGGGCGCCACGGCTTACGGCGCGCAATGGGCCGGCGCACAGGCCTCGCGTGCGCGCACCCTTCCGGCGGCAGAACTCGTGACGGCATTGACGGGCGAGATGATGGGCCATGCAGCTTCTGAAGTAATCAACGGCAACAAAACCGATGAATGA
- a CDS encoding CsbD family protein, translating into MDKDRIKGKTKDLAGTAKETFGKATGDKQTERSGKADQAEGKVQEGVGNFKDAFRGDK; encoded by the coding sequence ATGGACAAAGATCGGATTAAAGGGAAGACCAAGGATTTGGCCGGCACTGCCAAGGAGACGTTCGGCAAGGCGACCGGAGACAAGCAGACCGAGCGCAGCGGAAAAGCCGATCAGGCTGAAGGTAAAGTCCAAGAGGGCGTCGGCAACTTCAAGGACGCGTTTCGCGGCGACAAGTAG
- a CDS encoding TRAP transporter small permease — MRKPLEIVSVLLLAALVAVPFIQIIAREVLGSAIVGAEELTRFLLICTVFIAYPLVAASHENIVMSELLDALPARAGRALRFVILAAGLATCGFLGWVAFQNIMGNMRGATPTLKIPFWIFMGATTFGFAGAFLVHLVQLRRRDTGHGSVAL; from the coding sequence ATGCGCAAACCACTGGAAATCGTCTCGGTGCTGCTGCTGGCCGCGCTGGTCGCGGTGCCGTTCATCCAGATCATCGCCCGCGAGGTCCTGGGCTCGGCCATCGTGGGCGCCGAGGAGCTGACCCGCTTCCTGCTGATCTGCACCGTCTTCATCGCCTATCCGCTGGTCGCCGCCAGCCACGAGAACATCGTCATGTCCGAACTGCTGGACGCGCTGCCCGCACGCGCGGGACGGGCGCTGCGCTTCGTGATCCTGGCCGCGGGGCTCGCCACCTGCGGCTTTCTGGGCTGGGTCGCGTTCCAGAACATCATGGGCAACATGCGCGGCGCCACGCCGACGCTGAAGATCCCGTTCTGGATCTTCATGGGTGCCACGACGTTCGGGTTCGCGGGTGCATTTCTGGTCCATCTGGTTCAGCTGCGCCGACGCGACACCGGCCACGGCTCGGTGGCGCTCTGA
- the rpiB gene encoding ribose 5-phosphate isomerase B, which produces MRIVIGSDHAGFPLKATVVEHIRKLGHEVEDVGSHDDRPVDFPDIAQLVTGAVAEGRAERGLLVCGTGVGASIAANKVRGIRAAVCHDIHSAHQCVEHDDVNVMCIGAQIVGPWLALDLIDSYLKAEFSTDEDFRRRVEKLHRMDADR; this is translated from the coding sequence ATGCGCATTGTCATCGGATCCGATCACGCGGGCTTTCCGCTCAAGGCCACGGTCGTGGAGCATATCCGCAAGCTGGGCCACGAGGTCGAGGATGTCGGCTCGCACGATGACCGACCGGTCGATTTTCCCGACATCGCCCAGCTGGTCACCGGTGCCGTCGCCGAAGGCCGGGCCGAGCGCGGCCTGCTGGTCTGCGGCACCGGCGTGGGGGCGTCCATCGCCGCCAACAAGGTCAGAGGGATCCGCGCGGCAGTCTGCCACGACATCCATTCGGCCCATCAATGCGTCGAGCATGACGACGTCAACGTCATGTGCATCGGCGCCCAGATCGTCGGACCCTGGCTGGCGCTGGACCTGATCGACTCCTACCTGAAGGCGGAGTTCTCGACCGACGAGGACTTCCGCCGCCGGGTCGAGAAGTTGCACAGGATGGACGCCGACCGCTGA
- a CDS encoding TRAP transporter substrate-binding protein codes for MFIKTGRLLAAATIALTAMPAIAQDLRYAHVGAEGDIQTRYAEEAAAEIAAATDGAVTVQVFPASQLGGVSEMVGGVQMGSIQMGHHDFASLAQMVPDVSVFNAPFIYRDGAHALAATDPATSPALQQINEQLVEQGGVRIIGRIYRGARHISSNFEVKSPDDLAGKPFRAVPLDLWVSMVTGFGATPTPVEVAELPTALMTGLVVGQENPLTMITSNSLHEVQSHVAMTGHMQSVLAVFINESVWQDLSEETQAQITEVLDAKAEESLVWAQESEAELVAELTDRGMTVITEEDGLDIDAFRERVLAQINGDFPSYQPFIEQIMAIE; via the coding sequence ATGTTCATCAAGACCGGACGGCTGCTGGCCGCCGCAACCATCGCGCTGACCGCCATGCCCGCCATCGCGCAGGACCTGCGCTATGCCCATGTGGGCGCCGAGGGGGACATCCAGACCCGCTATGCCGAGGAGGCCGCCGCCGAGATCGCCGCGGCGACCGACGGTGCCGTGACCGTGCAGGTCTTCCCCGCCAGCCAGCTGGGCGGCGTGTCCGAGATGGTGGGCGGCGTGCAGATGGGCTCGATCCAGATGGGGCATCACGACTTCGCCTCGCTGGCGCAGATGGTTCCGGACGTGTCGGTGTTCAACGCGCCCTTCATCTATCGCGACGGGGCGCATGCGCTGGCCGCGACGGATCCGGCGACCTCGCCTGCTCTGCAGCAGATCAACGAGCAGCTGGTCGAACAGGGTGGCGTGCGGATCATCGGGCGCATCTATCGCGGCGCGCGCCACATCTCGTCCAACTTCGAGGTGAAGTCGCCCGACGATCTGGCCGGCAAGCCGTTCCGTGCCGTGCCGCTGGACCTGTGGGTGTCGATGGTGACGGGCTTTGGCGCCACCCCCACCCCGGTCGAGGTGGCCGAGCTGCCGACCGCGCTGATGACCGGCCTGGTCGTGGGCCAGGAAAACCCGCTGACGATGATCACCTCGAACAGCCTGCACGAGGTGCAGAGCCATGTCGCGATGACCGGGCACATGCAATCCGTGCTGGCCGTCTTCATCAACGAGAGCGTCTGGCAGGATCTGTCCGAGGAGACGCAGGCGCAGATCACCGAGGTGCTGGACGCCAAGGCCGAAGAGTCGCTGGTCTGGGCGCAGGAGTCCGAGGCCGAACTGGTGGCCGAGCTGACCGACAGGGGCATGACCGTCATCACCGAGGAAGACGGGCTGGACATCGACGCCTTCCGCGAGCGCGTGCTGGCGCAGATCAACGGCGATTTCCCCAGCTATCAGCCCTTCATCGAACAGATCATGGCCATCGAGTGA
- a CDS encoding LysR substrate-binding domain-containing protein has translation MAIDPAHAKHAAVQWLHAQGHDISVLANSIATVHDLVRAGAGIGVMPCMIGDCDPSLARVGPVIDELTEQQYLVMHDDDRHRPPIRRLIERLTKIYQDNGPLLAGERPMRGDAASS, from the coding sequence GTGGCGATCGATCCGGCCCATGCCAAGCACGCGGCGGTCCAGTGGCTGCATGCGCAGGGCCATGACATCAGCGTGCTGGCGAACTCGATCGCCACGGTTCACGACCTGGTCAGGGCCGGAGCGGGGATCGGCGTCATGCCCTGCATGATCGGGGATTGCGATCCATCGCTGGCACGCGTCGGCCCGGTCATCGACGAGTTGACCGAGCAGCAGTATCTGGTGATGCATGATGACGACCGCCACAGGCCCCCCATCCGCCGGCTGATCGAGCGATTGACGAAGATCTATCAGGACAACGGGCCCTTGCTGGCCGGAGAAAGGCCCATGCGGGGAGATGCCGCGTCGTCATGA
- a CDS encoding winged helix-turn-helix transcriptional regulator — protein MATKENRRLLARGMVSSLVERLPLVTTWAANHAILQGVTFLKPSYVALMVEGDCAEVGDILSRVGDKWTVLVIVALADKPMHFNELKRLIDAISAKMLAATLKALVRDGMVTRHATDDLPPRVSYDLTPMGRNLLLVVRDLALWAVNNRGGIRAARLSYDLANPPARQLIKAG, from the coding sequence ATGGCGACGAAGGAAAACAGAAGACTGCTTGCAAGAGGCATGGTTTCATCGCTCGTCGAGCGGTTACCGTTGGTGACCACATGGGCCGCGAATCATGCCATCCTGCAAGGAGTTACCTTTTTGAAACCGAGCTATGTCGCCCTGATGGTCGAAGGCGACTGTGCCGAGGTCGGGGATATCCTGTCGCGTGTCGGCGACAAGTGGACTGTCCTCGTCATCGTGGCGCTGGCCGACAAGCCGATGCATTTCAACGAACTGAAGCGTCTGATCGACGCGATCTCGGCCAAGATGCTGGCTGCGACGCTAAAGGCCCTGGTGCGGGACGGAATGGTGACCCGTCACGCCACCGATGACCTGCCGCCCCGGGTCAGCTACGACCTGACCCCAATGGGCCGCAACCTGCTGCTGGTGGTCCGCGACCTTGCGCTCTGGGCGGTGAACAACCGGGGCGGTATCCGCGCCGCGCGGCTGTCCTATGACCTGGCCAATCCGCCTGCACGGCAGTTGATCAAGGCAGGATAG
- a CDS encoding epoxide hydrolase family protein, translating into MVITPFQIAVPDAAIADLHMRLDRVRWSAAQDDQSWASGTSVAFLQRLVDRWRTGFDWRQAEVGMNRLPQFMARLEGVDIHFVHRKGVGPDPLPLILTHGWPGSFMEMEQVIPLLTDPAAHGGDPADAFDVVVPSLPGYGFSSAPLAEGMNTQAIAKLWRALMAELGYDRFAAQGGDIGAGVSTWLAQLYPKTVIGIHLNYIPGSFRPLLEDNQKLTAEEQGFLDRAAAWSAQEGAYAALQSTKPQTLAFGLSDSPVALAAWMAEKFHGWSDCDGDVETAIPMDDLIRNIAIYWFSGNINASLDLYRQNRAHPLTFAPGERITPPLGVALFPHELPTPPRSWVERVFDVQRWTPMPRGGHFAAVEQPDLLVDDIRAFFRPLRRV; encoded by the coding sequence ATGGTCATCACGCCTTTCCAGATCGCCGTGCCCGATGCCGCGATCGCCGATCTTCACATGCGGCTGGACCGGGTGCGCTGGTCTGCGGCGCAGGACGATCAAAGTTGGGCCTCCGGCACCAGCGTGGCCTTCCTGCAGCGGCTGGTTGATCGCTGGCGAACGGGGTTCGACTGGCGGCAGGCCGAAGTTGGGATGAACCGGCTGCCGCAGTTCATGGCACGGTTGGAAGGTGTGGACATCCACTTCGTCCATCGGAAAGGGGTGGGCCCTGATCCCCTTCCCCTGATCCTGACCCATGGTTGGCCGGGGTCGTTCATGGAGATGGAACAGGTCATTCCGCTGCTGACCGATCCGGCCGCACATGGGGGCGATCCGGCGGATGCGTTCGACGTGGTCGTGCCCTCGCTGCCGGGCTATGGCTTCTCATCCGCCCCGCTGGCCGAAGGGATGAACACGCAGGCCATCGCCAAATTGTGGCGCGCGTTGATGGCGGAACTTGGCTATGATCGGTTCGCGGCGCAGGGCGGTGATATCGGGGCCGGTGTCAGCACGTGGCTGGCGCAGCTTTACCCGAAGACGGTCATCGGCATCCACCTGAACTATATCCCCGGCAGCTTTCGGCCCCTGTTGGAGGACAACCAGAAGCTCACGGCAGAAGAGCAGGGATTTCTCGACCGGGCCGCGGCATGGTCGGCACAGGAAGGCGCCTATGCGGCCCTGCAGTCCACCAAGCCCCAGACGCTGGCCTTCGGCCTCAGCGACTCTCCGGTCGCCCTCGCGGCCTGGATGGCCGAGAAGTTTCACGGGTGGAGCGATTGCGACGGCGATGTCGAGACGGCGATCCCGATGGACGATCTGATCCGCAACATCGCGATCTACTGGTTCAGCGGCAACATAAACGCGTCGCTCGACCTGTATCGGCAGAACCGGGCGCACCCCCTGACATTCGCGCCCGGCGAGCGGATCACCCCGCCGCTCGGCGTGGCGCTGTTTCCGCACGAGTTGCCGACCCCGCCCCGGTCCTGGGTCGAGCGGGTGTTCGACGTGCAGCGCTGGACCCCGATGCCGCGCGGCGGTCACTTTGCGGCGGTGGAACAGCCGGATCTGCTGGTGGACGACATTCGGGCGTTCTTCCGGCCCCTGCGCCGCGTCTAG
- a CDS encoding aldo/keto reductase, which yields MSLTHFRALGRSGLVISPLCLGTMTFGPGDWGVDEAGSRQIFDAYRDAGGNFVDTADIYSGGVSEELVGKFMADTGSRDEIVLATKFGFNGSRSPLAADQDRAGNPHAGGAGSKNIRRALDASLRRLRTDYIDLYWMHIWDGVTPIDEILQTLGDLVRAGKIRHYAFSDMPAWVAMKAATIAAERRVPGPIAMQVEYSLVARDIEAEHVPAAREGGMGIMPWSPLAGGFLTGKYDRDTPREGGRLSGANPFGDSKFTDRNWEILAVLRTVAHEQGCTPAQAALAWVMGRRNVTSTLIGARTVSQLQGNLAAADIRLTDDQRDRLDRISAPTPGFSASLTGPMIRRMVFGGHDVTGWAD from the coding sequence ATGTCACTCACCCATTTTCGCGCGCTCGGCCGGTCCGGTCTGGTCATCAGCCCCCTGTGCCTCGGCACGATGACCTTCGGCCCCGGCGATTGGGGGGTGGACGAGGCTGGATCACGGCAGATCTTCGATGCCTACCGTGACGCGGGCGGCAACTTCGTCGATACGGCTGACATCTATTCCGGCGGTGTCAGCGAAGAACTCGTCGGCAAGTTCATGGCCGATACCGGCTCGCGGGACGAGATCGTGCTGGCGACCAAGTTCGGCTTCAACGGGTCGCGCAGCCCTCTGGCGGCCGATCAGGACCGCGCAGGCAATCCGCATGCGGGCGGCGCCGGGTCCAAGAACATCCGCCGCGCGCTGGACGCCTCGCTGAGGCGGCTGCGGACGGACTACATCGACCTCTACTGGATGCATATCTGGGACGGTGTGACGCCGATCGACGAGATCTTGCAGACGCTTGGCGATCTGGTGCGTGCGGGCAAGATCCGCCACTACGCCTTCTCCGACATGCCCGCCTGGGTGGCGATGAAGGCCGCGACCATCGCCGCCGAGCGCCGGGTGCCGGGACCGATCGCGATGCAGGTCGAATACTCGCTGGTCGCCCGCGACATCGAGGCCGAGCATGTTCCGGCGGCCCGGGAGGGGGGCATGGGCATCATGCCGTGGAGCCCGCTTGCCGGTGGATTTCTGACCGGCAAATATGACCGCGACACGCCCCGGGAAGGGGGCCGTCTGAGCGGCGCGAACCCCTTTGGCGACAGCAAGTTCACGGATCGGAACTGGGAGATCCTGGCGGTGCTGCGAACGGTGGCGCACGAGCAGGGCTGCACGCCTGCGCAGGCAGCATTGGCTTGGGTCATGGGGCGGCGGAATGTGACCTCGACCCTGATCGGCGCGCGCACGGTGTCGCAGTTGCAGGGCAACCTTGCGGCTGCCGACATCCGGCTGACCGACGACCAGCGGGACCGGCTTGACCGGATCAGCGCGCCGACGCCCGGGTTTTCGGCCAGCCTGACGGGCCCGATGATCCGCCGCATGGTCTTCGGCGGGCACGACGTGACGGGATGGGCCGATTGA